A window from Agelaius phoeniceus isolate bAgePho1 chromosome 13, bAgePho1.hap1, whole genome shotgun sequence encodes these proteins:
- the PML gene encoding protein PML isoform X2, which yields MGPGLGREWGRDWGGNGAGNGAGNVPPGPAPRAGQWGRSGPGAAGAGLGHRNGPHGTGSACPGPGSTPRSLNPGPTSPSRSLNPGPTSPSRSHIPHPPSRSHIPHPHPGPTSRSHIPIPLPESRSLNPHPDPTSPPLSHIPHPPSRSHIPIPVPHPDPGPISHIPIPVPYPTSPSRSHIPHPNLYPRIPIPIPKPPFQNPYPNPASPRSPHARIPPAPPHSSRSPLPPSVRPSLRPSVRPSRPLPALFPLLLPPLPAPPRPRRYRGRHGGTRGQTGAPGGTRGPTGAPRGTSGRFLPGERGRMETEPEPEAEPEPHPEPGPAAPASPPCQAAEGENEDEEEEEDFQFLGCDGCGQDSAQPRLLRCLHTLCPGCLSDTKQCPRCQAATGAPAVDNLLFCNLRSRLQLWRQIRSSGGPGCSRCRAEAALVWCSDCEEFFCGRCLEEHQWWHKKKAHRVRRVEELRAGSARQFLEDTRGSCSLFCSSASHPEESRVCSIYCPRCERALCCPCALLDTRHAPFRDLRAESRRRQEELRSLRRDLRRLRRSFEAALGRLRGEAARREEQRERLRERVRASAERLQELVRSEAEELRALLEARPERGRSALAEELRGAEGVLLRLEAAERLVERLGRYGGEQELMDMQPFVKAALLELRRLRPPEPPELREPPDFAECRARLRALVERVTGRPDVPEVEVALENNLEEDPTHPKPRSVSPSLEEIQVEEVRSLHPIQRAAASSSAARTTATRTPWW from the exons ATGGGGCCGGGATTGGGGCGGGAATGGGGCCGGGATTGGGGCGGGAATGGGGCCGGGAACGGGGCCGGGAATGTCCCTCCCGGTCCGGCCCCACGCGCGGGACAATGGGGACGGAGCGGGCCCggagcggcgggggcggggctcGGCCACCGGAACGGCCCCCACGGCACCGGCAGCGCCTGCCCGGGGCCGGGATCCACACCCCGCTCCCTGAATCCCGgtcccacatccccatcccggTCCCTGAATCCCGGTCCCACATCCCCTTCCCGGTCCCATATCCCACATCCCCCATCCCGGTCCCATATCCCACACCCCCATCCCGGTCCCACATCCCGGTCCCACATCCCGATCCCGCTCCCTGAATCCCGGTCCCTGAATCCCCATCCCGATCCCACATCCCCACCCctatcccatatcccacatcCCCCATCCCGATCCCACATCCCGATCCCGGTCCCACATCCCGATCCCGGTCCCATatcccacatccccatcccggtcccatatcccacatccccatcccggTCCCATATCCCACATCCCAATCTCTATCCCAGAATCCCCATCCCgatcccaaaacccccattcCAGAATCCCTATCCCAATCCCGCATCCCCCCGGTCCCCGCACGCCCGGATTCCCCCGGCACCGCCCCACAGCTCCCGGTCTCCCCTCCCTCCGTCCGTCCGTCCCTCcctccgtccgtccgtccgtccctCCCGCCCTCTCCCCGCCCTCTTCCCGCTCCTcctcccgccgctcccggccccgccgcgaCCCCGCAGGTACCGGGGGCgacacggggggacacggggacaaaccggagcccccggggggacacggggaccaACCGGAGCCCCCCGAGGCACCAGCGGGCGGTTCCTGCCCGGGGAGAGGGGGCGG ATGGAGACGGAACCGGAGCCAGAAGCGGAACCGGAGCCTCACCCAGAgccgggccccgccgcgccgGCCTCCCCTCCGTGCCAGGCGGCGGAGGGCGAGAacgaggatgaggaggaagaggaagatttCCAGTTCCTTGGGTGCGACGGCTGCGGGCAGGACTCGGCGCAGCCGCGGCTGCTGCGCTGCCTGCACACGCTGTGCCCGGGCTGCCTGAGCGACACCAAGCAGTGCCCGCGCTGCCAGGCGGCCACGGGCGCTCCGGCCGTGGACAATCTGCTCTTCTGCAACCTGCGGAGCCGCCTGCAGCTCTGGCGGCAGATCCGCAGCTCGGGCGGGCCCGGCTGCAGCCGCTGCCGCGCCGAGGCGGCGCTGGTGTGGTGCTCGGACTGCGAGGAGTTCTTCTGCGGGCGGTGCCTGGAGGAGCACCAGTGGTGGCACAAGAAGAAGGCGCACAGGGTGCGCAGGGTGGAGGAGCTGCGGGCGGGCTCGGCGCGGCAGTTCCTGGAGGACACGCgcggctcctgcagcctcttctGCTCCAGCGCCAGCCACCCCGAGGAGAGCCGCGTGTGCAG CATCTACTGCCCTCGCTGCGAGCGGGCTCTGTGCTGTCCGTGCGCGCTGCTGGACACTCGCCACGCTCCCTTCCGCGACCTCCGCGCCGAGAGCCGCCGGCGCCAGGAGGAGCTGCGCTCTCTGCGCCGGGACCTGCGGCGGCTCCGCCGCTCCTTCGAGGCGGCGCTGGGGCGGCTGCGGGGCGAGGCGGCGCGGCgggaggagcagcgggagcgGCTGCGGGAGCGCGTCCGCGCCAGCGCCGAgcggctgcaggagctggtgcggAGCGAGGCCGAGGAGCTGCGGGCGCTGCTGGAGGCGCGGCCGGAGCGCGGGCGGAGCGCGCTGGCGGAGGAGCTGCGCGGAGCCGAGGGCGTGCTGCTGCGGCTGGAGGCGGCCGAGAGGCTGGTGGAGAGGCTGGGGCGCTACGGCGGCGAGCAGGAGCTGATGGACATGCAGCCCTTCGTCAAGGCAGCGCTGCTGGAGCTGCGGCGGCTGCGGCCGCCCGAGCCCCCCGAGCTCCGAGAGCCGCCCGACTTCGCCGAGTGCCGGGCGCGGCTGCGGGCGCTGGTGGAGCGCGTCACGGGCCGGCCGG
- the LOC129126420 gene encoding zona pellucida sperm-binding protein 3-like, whose translation MRSQIRLLLALLCAAPAASAPPPWQPAWSDPNPNPNPSAWGWADEQPHSHSGSHSHSRWGSRAQVPVEVQCQEAQLVVIVHRDLFGNGRLVSAAELSLGPAACKHSRLDPSQKTVTFSAGLHECGSTVQVTPDSLIYRTLLSYDPSPGSNPAIVRSDPAVIPIECHYPRRDNVSSGSIRPTWSPFNSALHSQEKLLFSLRLMNEDWSSERDLSAFRLGDVLNIQAEVGAHSHVPLRLFIDSCVATLGPGAGAEPHYAIIDFNGCLVDGRSDATSSAFVTPRPRQDVLRFQIDAFRFAGDPRSLIYITCHLKVTPAEQSPDALNKACSFSKARNTWAPVEGTRDICSCCELGNCGRRPAEPWNGHRYRRHDGDGATSEADVVIGPVLLSSAQHDQRPEGHQGAVAPLALGTALACAVAGVAVAGAALAIGLRRRNSP comes from the exons ATGCGCTCCCAAATCCGCCTCCTCTTGGCGCTGCTCTGCGCGGCCCCCGCGGCCTCGGCGCCTCCGCCCTGGCAGCCGGCATGGAgcgatcccaatcccaatcccaatcccagtgcctggggctgggcggacgagcagccccattcccattccggttcccattcccattcccggtGGGGCTCCCGGGCGCAGGTGCCGGTGGAAGTGCAGTGCCAGGAGGCGCAGCTGGTGGTGATCGTGCACCGGGACCTGTTCGGCAACGGCCGCTTGGTCAGCGCCGCCGAGCTCAGCCTGGGCCCCGCCGCCTGCAAACATTCCCGCCTGGATCCATCCCAGAAAACCGTCACCTTCAGCGCCGGCCTGCACGAGTGCGGCAGCACCGTCCAG GTCACTCCGGATTCCCTGATTTACCGGACGCTCCTGAGCTACGATCCCAGCCCCGGCAGCAACCCGGCCATCGTGCGCAGCGACCCGGCCGTCATCCCCATCGAGTGCCACTACCCCAG GCGGGATAACGTCTCCAGCGGCTCCATCCGTCCCACCTGGTCTCCCTTCAACTCCGCTCTGCACTCCCAGGAGAAGCTCCTGTTCTCCCTGCGCCTCATGAACG AGGACTGGAGCTCGGAGCGGGATCTCTCGGCGTTCCGCCTGGGGGACGTGCTGAACATCCAGGCCGAGGTGGGCGCCCACAGCCACGTCCCCCTGCGGCTCTTCATCGACTCCTGCGTGGCCACGCTGGGCCCCGGCGCGGGCGCCGAGCCCCACTACGCCATCATCGACTTCAACGG ctgcctggtGGACGGGCGCTCCGATGCCACCAGCTCGGCCTTTGTCACCCCCCGGCCGCGGCAGGACGTGCTGCGCTTCCAGATCGACGCCTTCCGCTTCGCCGGCGACCCCCGCAGCCTG ATCTACATCACGTGTCACCTGAAGGTGACACCGGCCGAGCAGAGCCCGGACGCACTGAACAAGGCCTGCTCCTTCAGCAAGGCGCGCAACAC CTGGGCGCCCGTGGAGGGGACAAGGGACATCTGCAGCTGCTGCGAGCTGGGCAACTGCGGCCGGAGGCCAGCGGAGCCCTGGAACGGCCACCGCTACCGGAGACACGACGGGGACg gtgccacctctGAAGCTGACGTTGTCATCGGTCCCGTGCTGCTCTCGAGTGCCCAGCATGACCAGCGCCCTGAGGGCCACCAGG GCGCGGTGGCACcgctggccctggggacagcgctGGCCTGTGCGGTGGCCGGCGTGGCCGTGGCCGGAGCCGCGCTGGCCATCGGCCTCAGGCGCCGGAATTCCCCATGA
- the PML gene encoding protein PML isoform X3 has protein sequence MGPGLGREWGRDWGGNGAGNGAGNVPPGPAPRAGQWGRSGPGAAGAGLGHRNGPHGTGSACPGPGSTPRSLNPGPTSPSRSLNPGPTSPSRSHIPHPPSRSHIPHPHPGPTSRSHIPIPLPESRSLNPHPDPTSPPLSHIPHPPSRSHIPIPVPHPDPGPISHIPIPVPYPTSPSRSHIPHPNLYPRIPIPIPKPPFQNPYPNPASPRSPHARIPPAPPHSSRSPLPPSVRPSLRPSVRPSRPLPALFPLLLPPLPAPPRPRRYRGRHGGTRGQTGAPGGTRGPTGAPRGTSGRFLPGERGRMETEPEPEAEPEPHPEPGPAAPASPPCQAAEGENEDEEEEEDFQFLGCDGCGQDSAQPRLLRCLHTLCPGCLSDTKQCPRCQAATGAPAVDNLLFCNLRSRLQLWRQIRSSGGPGCSRCRAEAALVWCSDCEEFFCGRCLEEHQWWHKKKAHRVRRVEELRAGSARQFLEDTRGSCSLFCSSASHPEESRVCSIYCPRCERALCCPCALLDTRHAPFRDLRAESRRRQEELRSLRRDLRRLRRSFEAALGRLRGEAARREEQRERLRERVRASAERLQELVRSEAEELRALLEARPERGRSALAEELRGAEGVLLRLEAAERLVERLGRYGGEQELMDMQPFVKAALLELRRLRPPEPPELREPPDFAECRARLRALVERVTGRPGRGSNPSQTPQRLPQPGGDPSGGGEVPPSHPEGGSIIICSSDDSDEDTVVVTVTPEPPPC, from the exons ATGGGGCCGGGATTGGGGCGGGAATGGGGCCGGGATTGGGGCGGGAATGGGGCCGGGAACGGGGCCGGGAATGTCCCTCCCGGTCCGGCCCCACGCGCGGGACAATGGGGACGGAGCGGGCCCggagcggcgggggcggggctcGGCCACCGGAACGGCCCCCACGGCACCGGCAGCGCCTGCCCGGGGCCGGGATCCACACCCCGCTCCCTGAATCCCGgtcccacatccccatcccggTCCCTGAATCCCGGTCCCACATCCCCTTCCCGGTCCCATATCCCACATCCCCCATCCCGGTCCCATATCCCACACCCCCATCCCGGTCCCACATCCCGGTCCCACATCCCGATCCCGCTCCCTGAATCCCGGTCCCTGAATCCCCATCCCGATCCCACATCCCCACCCctatcccatatcccacatcCCCCATCCCGATCCCACATCCCGATCCCGGTCCCACATCCCGATCCCGGTCCCATatcccacatccccatcccggtcccatatcccacatccccatcccggTCCCATATCCCACATCCCAATCTCTATCCCAGAATCCCCATCCCgatcccaaaacccccattcCAGAATCCCTATCCCAATCCCGCATCCCCCCGGTCCCCGCACGCCCGGATTCCCCCGGCACCGCCCCACAGCTCCCGGTCTCCCCTCCCTCCGTCCGTCCGTCCCTCcctccgtccgtccgtccgtccctCCCGCCCTCTCCCCGCCCTCTTCCCGCTCCTcctcccgccgctcccggccccgccgcgaCCCCGCAGGTACCGGGGGCgacacggggggacacggggacaaaccggagcccccggggggacacggggaccaACCGGAGCCCCCCGAGGCACCAGCGGGCGGTTCCTGCCCGGGGAGAGGGGGCGG ATGGAGACGGAACCGGAGCCAGAAGCGGAACCGGAGCCTCACCCAGAgccgggccccgccgcgccgGCCTCCCCTCCGTGCCAGGCGGCGGAGGGCGAGAacgaggatgaggaggaagaggaagatttCCAGTTCCTTGGGTGCGACGGCTGCGGGCAGGACTCGGCGCAGCCGCGGCTGCTGCGCTGCCTGCACACGCTGTGCCCGGGCTGCCTGAGCGACACCAAGCAGTGCCCGCGCTGCCAGGCGGCCACGGGCGCTCCGGCCGTGGACAATCTGCTCTTCTGCAACCTGCGGAGCCGCCTGCAGCTCTGGCGGCAGATCCGCAGCTCGGGCGGGCCCGGCTGCAGCCGCTGCCGCGCCGAGGCGGCGCTGGTGTGGTGCTCGGACTGCGAGGAGTTCTTCTGCGGGCGGTGCCTGGAGGAGCACCAGTGGTGGCACAAGAAGAAGGCGCACAGGGTGCGCAGGGTGGAGGAGCTGCGGGCGGGCTCGGCGCGGCAGTTCCTGGAGGACACGCgcggctcctgcagcctcttctGCTCCAGCGCCAGCCACCCCGAGGAGAGCCGCGTGTGCAG CATCTACTGCCCTCGCTGCGAGCGGGCTCTGTGCTGTCCGTGCGCGCTGCTGGACACTCGCCACGCTCCCTTCCGCGACCTCCGCGCCGAGAGCCGCCGGCGCCAGGAGGAGCTGCGCTCTCTGCGCCGGGACCTGCGGCGGCTCCGCCGCTCCTTCGAGGCGGCGCTGGGGCGGCTGCGGGGCGAGGCGGCGCGGCgggaggagcagcgggagcgGCTGCGGGAGCGCGTCCGCGCCAGCGCCGAgcggctgcaggagctggtgcggAGCGAGGCCGAGGAGCTGCGGGCGCTGCTGGAGGCGCGGCCGGAGCGCGGGCGGAGCGCGCTGGCGGAGGAGCTGCGCGGAGCCGAGGGCGTGCTGCTGCGGCTGGAGGCGGCCGAGAGGCTGGTGGAGAGGCTGGGGCGCTACGGCGGCGAGCAGGAGCTGATGGACATGCAGCCCTTCGTCAAGGCAGCGCTGCTGGAGCTGCGGCGGCTGCGGCCGCCCGAGCCCCCCGAGCTCCGAGAGCCGCCCGACTTCGCCGAGTGCCGGGCGCGGCTGCGGGCGCTGGTGGAGCGCGTCACGGGCCGGCCGG